A single window of Malus sylvestris chromosome 5, drMalSylv7.2, whole genome shotgun sequence DNA harbors:
- the LOC126621813 gene encoding glycolipid transfer protein 3-like isoform X2, which translates to MKRKLMDQNMGSEIRCAIEELSVMVKVKGGILVPAAENGGGDHAHEAAHIPTRPFLSLCTLILQVLDKIGPTMAVLSQDVHQNIRRLETKHESDPPTYSNMVDMLKNEATEGIARNVTSCSRAFVWLTRSLDFTVALLQNLVRDPGKNMKQAVEESYTITLKPWHRWISSAASKVALMLVPDNETFISSLMAKDENYDDLKLEIETLVSLLVPYLEQIHSILKIYHLDRLKSN; encoded by the exons ATGAAAAGGAAGTTAATGGATCAGAATATGGGATCAGAGATTAGATGTGCCATTGAAGAACTCTCCGTTATGGTCAAAGTTAAAGGTGGTATACTGGTCCCAGCGGCTGAAAATGGTGGTGGTGATCATGCTCACGAGGCTGCCCATATTCCCACCAggccttttctttctctctgcacctTGATTCTTCAAGTTcttg ATAAAATAGGACCAACAATGGCTGTTCTAAGCCAAGATGTCCATCAAAATATTCGG AGGTTGGAAACGAAACATGAATCAGATCCTCCAACATATTCAAATATGGTTGACATGTTGAAAAACGAGGCGACAGAAGGCATTGCTAGAAACGTTACCAGTTGTAGTAGAGCCTTTGTTTGGCTCACCAG ATCCCTAGATTTTACAGTGGCCTTATTGCAAAATTTAGTAAGAGATCCCGGGAAAAATATGAAGCAGGCAGTGGAAGAGTCTTATACCATTACTTTGAAGCCATGGCATAGATGGATTTCATCAGCTGCTTCTAAA GTAGCTCTAATGCTAGTGCCAGACAATGAAACATTCATTAGTAGCCTCATGGCAAAAGATGAAAACTATGACGACTTGAAGCTGGAAATAGAGACCTTAGTTTCCTTACTTGTGCCCTATCTGGAACAAATCCACTCGATTCTG AAAATTTATCACTTGGATAGGTTGAAATCTAACTGA
- the LOC126621813 gene encoding glycolipid transfer protein 3-like isoform X1, giving the protein MKRKLMDQNMGSEIRCAIEELSVMVKVKGGILVPAAENGGGDHAHEAAHIPTRPFLSLCTLILQVLDKIGPTMAVLSQDVHQNIRRLETKHESDPPTYSNMVDMLKNEATEGIARNVTSCSRAFVWLTRSLDFTVALLQNLVRDPGKNMKQAVEESYTITLKPWHRWISSAASKVALMLVPDNETFISSLMAKDENYDDLKLEIETLVSLLVPYLEQIHSILVNYSTTQRLPNAAAFFPFFG; this is encoded by the exons ATGAAAAGGAAGTTAATGGATCAGAATATGGGATCAGAGATTAGATGTGCCATTGAAGAACTCTCCGTTATGGTCAAAGTTAAAGGTGGTATACTGGTCCCAGCGGCTGAAAATGGTGGTGGTGATCATGCTCACGAGGCTGCCCATATTCCCACCAggccttttctttctctctgcacctTGATTCTTCAAGTTcttg ATAAAATAGGACCAACAATGGCTGTTCTAAGCCAAGATGTCCATCAAAATATTCGG AGGTTGGAAACGAAACATGAATCAGATCCTCCAACATATTCAAATATGGTTGACATGTTGAAAAACGAGGCGACAGAAGGCATTGCTAGAAACGTTACCAGTTGTAGTAGAGCCTTTGTTTGGCTCACCAG ATCCCTAGATTTTACAGTGGCCTTATTGCAAAATTTAGTAAGAGATCCCGGGAAAAATATGAAGCAGGCAGTGGAAGAGTCTTATACCATTACTTTGAAGCCATGGCATAGATGGATTTCATCAGCTGCTTCTAAA GTAGCTCTAATGCTAGTGCCAGACAATGAAACATTCATTAGTAGCCTCATGGCAAAAGATGAAAACTATGACGACTTGAAGCTGGAAATAGAGACCTTAGTTTCCTTACTTGTGCCCTATCTGGAACAAATCCACTCGATTCTGGTAAACTATTCGACAACCCAACGCTTACCCAATGCTGCtgctttttttcccttctttggCTAA
- the LOC126623221 gene encoding pathogen-related protein-like codes for MASPRVKEDNYRYNLYGEEEKNTKWRYGAPPNYGAVNKIFEQGRTKTWPPGSLEEKVQNLVKTWEMEMFHKVRDEDFKTIDPKKYTFSLNGRKAVSLEEKRKLGGGYNSLLQTSLPDELRGYNPSEETIDTAHMAFVTTFPRGFALEILHVYSGPPVIVYKFRHWGFMEGPFKGHAPTGEQVELFGMAIFELDDGGKIVKVEFFFDRGELLGGLMKGASVGSSSKEAALGCPFLKNTG; via the exons ATGGCCTCACCAAGAGTTAAGGAAGATAATTACCGTTACAACTTGTatggagaagaagagaagaacacCAAATGGAGATATGGGGCTCCTCCTAACTATGGTGCTGTCAACAAAATCTTTGAACAAGGCAGAACCaag ACATGGCCTCCTGGATCACTGGAAGAGAAAGTGCAAAACCTTGTAAAGACATGGGAAATGGAGATGTTTCATAAAGTAAGGGATGAAGATTTTAAGACAATTGATCCCAAGAAGTACACATTCAGCCTAAACG GAAGGAAAGCTGTAAGTTTGGAAGAGAAGAGAAAGCTTGGGGGAGGCTACAACTCTTTGCTGCAAACCTCTTTGCCGGATGAGCTCCGGGGCTACAACCCGTCAGAAGAAACCATAGATACAGCTCATATGGCTTTCGTAACCACTTTCCCACGCGGTTTTGCCCTAGAGATTCTCCATGTGTACTCCGGTCCACCGGTGATTGTATACAAGTTCAGGCACTGGGGTTTCATGGAGGGCCCTTTCAAGGGCCATGCCCCTACCGGCGAACAGGTTGAACTCTTTGGGATGGCTATCTTTGAG TTGGACGATGGTGGGAAAATCGTGAAGGTTGAGTTCTTTTTCGACCGCGGTGAACTTCTCGGAGGCCTTATGAAGGGTGCAAGCGTTGGCAGTTCGAGTAAAGAGGCAGCCTTAGGTTGCCCATTCTTGAAGAACACAGGGTAG
- the LOC126623219 gene encoding uncharacterized protein C57A10.07: MSNYPFRPGSPKSFVAYPSGEFDLESGTFRKPRKHRSSSSHPIKMNRSIGNRIQYYCKLHPLLVFVISLSVGVSILILLSLYERGYQMTNNYQNYDVSSSSYPLPNLQNLVMVAGHSVYTSSSCGKVDKEDSWFLESYQKNPGQAATFVAHIQEGIGVAAKDNRALLLFSGGETRREAGPRSEAQSYWAVAESKGWFGQEDLRSRTLTEEHARDSFENLLFSVCRFRELTGTYPQNITVVSYDFKEQRFVHLHRAAIGFPESRFFYVGTPAISTAKVAAQKGEAIVRAQFQEDPYGCRGSLYRKKLGRDPFHRSIPYPNGCPEIEGLFRYCGSAPYPGSLPWPKELN; this comes from the exons ATGAGCAATTATCCGTTTCGGCCCGGCAGTCCCAAGTCCTTTGTAGCCTACCCGAGTGGTGAGTTTGATTTAGAATCTGGAACATTTAGAAAACCCCGAAAGCATAGGAGTTCATCATCGCATCCCATCAAAATGAATAGGTCTATCGGAAACCGAATTCAGTATTACTGCAAGCTGCATCCCCTTTTAGTTTTCGTCATCTCCTTGTCAGTTGGGGTCTCAATTCTCATACTTTTGTCTCTGTATGAGAGAGGGTACCAAATGACGAATAACTACCAAAACTATGACGTGAGTTCGTCTAGTTATCCGTTACCGAATCTCCAGAATCTAGTCATGGTTGCCGGGCATTCAGTTTATACTAGTAGTAGCTGTGGAAAAGTTGATAAGGAGGATTCTTGGTTTTTGGAGTCTTACCAGAAGAATCCAGGTCAGGCTGCTACTTTCGTGGCTCATATACAAGAGGGAATTGGAGTCGCAGCCAAAGACAATAGAGCTCTCCTGCTGTTTAGTGGTGGAGAGACTCGAAGAGAGGCTGGTCCTCGCAGTGAAGCACAGAGTTACTGGGCAGTTGCTGAATCAAAAGGATGGTTTG GCCAAGAAGATTTGAGGTCGAGGACACTCACAGAAGAGCATGCAAGGGACAGTTTTGAGAATCTTCTCTTCAGTGTGTGCCGATTCCGAGAACTTACTGGCACATATCCTCAAAATATAACT GTCGTAAGTTATGATTTCAAGGAGCAGAGATTTGTGCATCTACACCGCGCTGCAATTGGCTTTCCTGAGTCAAGGTTCTTCTATGTGGGTACCCCAGCAATTTCCACTGCAAAAGTAGCAGCCCAGAAAGGAGAAGCAATTGTGCGAGCTCAATTCCAAGAAGATCCATATGGATGTCGAGGTTCACTTTACCGTAAAAAACTAGGGCGTGATCCATTTCACAGGTCTATTCCCTATCCAAATGGGTGTCCTGAAATTGAAGGTCTTTTCAGATATTGTGGGTCAGCTCCTTATCCAGGGTCCCTTCCTTGGCCTAAAGAGCTAAATTAA